In Pseudophryne corroboree isolate aPseCor3 chromosome 3, aPseCor3.hap2, whole genome shotgun sequence, a genomic segment contains:
- the LOC135057866 gene encoding spindlin-W-like, which produces MMKKRTSHKKHRNNMGPSKPISQPRRNIVGCRIQHGWKEGSGPITQWKGTVLDQVPVNPSFYLIKYDGFDCVYGLELHKDERVSALEVLPDRDALSRISDAHLADTMIGKAVEHMFETEDCSKDEWRGMVLAQAPIMNTWFYYYITYEKDPVLYMYQLLDDYKEGDLWIMPDSNDSPPAEREQGEVVDSLVGKQVEYAKEDGSKRTGMVIHQVEAKPSVYFIKFDDDFHIYVYNLVKTS; this is translated from the coding sequence atgatgaagaaaagaacatctcataagaaacatcgaaacaatatgggaccaagtaaaccaatctcccagccaaggcgaaatattgtaggctgtagaatacagcatgggtggaaagagggcagtgggccaataacccagtggaaaggaacagttctggatcaagtaccagtgaatccctccttctatcttataaagtatgatggatttgattgtgtctatggacttgagcttcacaaggatgaaagggtgtctgctcttgaagttctaccagacagagatGCCTtatcccgaatcagcgatgcccatttggctgacacaatgattggtaaagcagtggagcatatgtttgaaacagaggattgctccaaggatgagtggcgagggatggtattagcacaagcacctattatgaacacatggttttattattatataacctatgaaaaggacccagtcttatatatgtatcaacttttagatgactataaagaaggagatctttggatcatgccagactcaaatgattcccctccagctgaaagagaacaaggggaggttgtggacagcctggtgggcaagcaagtggaatatgccaaagaagatggctcaaaaaggactggcatggttattcatcaagttgaagctaaaccatctgtgtacttcattaagtttgatgacgatttccatatttatgtctacaatttggtgaagacatcctaa